In one Tachysurus vachellii isolate PV-2020 chromosome 24, HZAU_Pvac_v1, whole genome shotgun sequence genomic region, the following are encoded:
- the LOC132839134 gene encoding RCC1 and BTB domain-containing protein 1-like: MVDVIKWPLFSLLSEQDAASIRQACVFGTSANEAIYITHDNEVYVFGLNCSNCLGTGDSTSIIVPKKLNCLSGKKVVSLSYGSGPHVLLTTDEGQLYAWGHNGYSQLGNGTTNQGVSPVLVSTNLQSKRVIEVACGSHHSVALTHDGEVFAWGYNNCGQVGSGSTSNQPTPRRVSSCLLNKVVVSIACGQTSSMAVTDNGEVYGWGYNGNGQLGLGNNGNQLTPCRLAGLQSVCIMQIACGYAHSLALTDEGLLYAWGANTYGQLGTGNKSNQLSPVQVMAEKERIVEVAACHSTHTSAAKTQSGRVYMWGQCRGQSIVLPHHTHFSCTDDVFACFATPSVMWRLLSMEHDDFLTVAESLKKEFDSPETSDLKFSVEAKFIHVHKAVLKIRCEHFRSMFNSKWNEDMKEVIEIDQFSYPVYRSFLKFLYTDTVDLPPEDAIGLLDLATSYCENRLKRLCQHIIKRGITVENAFSLLSAAVRYDAEDLEEFCFKFCVDHLTEVTQTAAFWQFDGNMLKEFICRASRCGAFKN; this comes from the exons ATGGTGGATGTAATCAAATGGCCACTGTTTAGCCTCTTGAGTGAACAGGACGCTGCTTCAATACGTCAGGCGTGCGTGTTTGGAACATCTGCCAATGAGGCGATCTACATCACCCATGATAACGAG GTGTACGTCTTTGGGCTGAACTGCAGCAACTGCCTGGGCACAGGGGACAGCACAAGCATCATCGTCCCTAAAAAGCTAAACTGTCTGAGTGGGAAGAAGGTGGTCAGTCTAAGCTATGGCAGTGGGCCACATGTGCTGCTCACAACAGATG AAGGCCAGCTGTACGCATGGGGACATAACGGATACAGTCAGCTAGGGAACGGTACCACCAATCAGGGAGTGTCTCCTGTGCTTGTATCTACTAACCTCCAGAGCAAGAGGGTGATAGAGGTGGCTTGTGGATCACACCATTCAGTCGCCCTGACCCATGATGGAGAG GTGTTTGCTTGGGGCTATAATAACTGCGGTCAAGTAGGATCAGGTTCCACGTCTAACCAGCCCACACCACGCAGGGTCTCCAGCTGCCTCCTTAACAAAGTAGTGGTCAGCATAGCCTGTGGTCAGACTTCTTCCATGGCGGTAACGGACAACGGAGAG gtgtaCGGTTGGGGATACAATGGTAATGGACAGCTTGGTTTGGGGAACAATGGAAATCAGTTGACACCATGTCGTCTAGCAGGGCTGCAGAGTGTTTGCATCATGCAG ATAGCCTGTGGTTATGCCCACTCACTTGCACTAACAGACGAGGGACTGTTATACGCATGGGGAGCCAACACTTATGGCCAACTTGGCACAGGCAACAAGAGCAATCAGCTTAGCCCTGTTCAGGTCATGGCTGAGAAAGAGAG GATTGTGGAGGTAGCAGCCtgtcactccacacacacctcgGCAGCGAAGACGCAGAGTGGCCGGGTGTATATGTGGGGCCAGTGCAGAGGCCAGTCCATTGTCTTACCCCACCACACTCATTTCAGCTGCACCGACGACGTCTTCGCCTGCTTTGCAACACCGTCTGTCATGTGGAGACTCCTGTCCATGG AGCACGATGATTTCCTGACTGTGGCCGAGTCTCTGAAGAAAGAGTTTGACAGCCCTGAGACTTCAGACCTCAAATTCAGCGTTGAGGCCAAATTCATTCATGTCCACAAAGCAGTGCTTAAAATTAG ATGTGAACACTTCAGATCCATGTTTAATTCCAAGTGGAATGAAGATATGAAAGAGGTGATTGAGATCGATCAGTTCTCCTACCCAGTGTACAGGTCCTTCCTCAAGTTCCTCTACACGGACACAGTAGATCTTCCTCCAGAGGATGCTATTG gacTGCTGGATCTGGCAACTTCGTACTGTGAGAACAGGCTAAAGCGGCTATGTCAGCACATCATAAAGCGGGGCATCACTGTGGAAAATGCTTTCTCCCTGCTTTCTGCTGCAGTCAGATACGACGCTGAG GATCTTGAAGAATTCTGCTTTAAGTTCTGTGTGGACCATCTGACCGAGGTGACTCAGACTGCAGCATTCTGGCAGTTTGACGGGAACATGCTGAAGGAGTTTATCTGTAGAGCCAGCCGCTGTGGAGcttttaaaaactaa